DNA from Pajaroellobacter abortibovis:
TATTTCTGAGTTAATGCCCGTCGATCCTTCTATATCTGCTTGTCAAGATTTCTATCAGCACGCGTGCGGCATATGGATGAAAGCGAATCCGATCCCTCCTGAATACAGCGCTTGGTATCGAGGGTTTCATGGCCTTGAGGAGCAAATCTCTCAGACGTTACGGACTTTTTTGGAGTCTTATTCAGAAAATCCAAGTCCAGAGAGACCTCATGAAAAGATACTTGGAGATTTTTACAGTTCTTGTATGAATGAAGATCAGATTCAGCAGGTGGGAGTTACCCCGCTTCAAGAGGCTTTGTGTGCGATTGACCAAGTGAAAGATTCGACCTCATTGGCTCATGTGTTGGCCATGCTCCATCGAAAAGGGGCTTACGCGCTGTTTAAGATCGACGTGACTCAGGATTTTCGAGATGCGACAGAGCTGATTGGCCTCATTCAACAAGGGGGGCTTACGCTGCCTGACCGCAAGTATTATCTGGAACCACAAGAGCAGGGGCCTGATAAACAAATCGAGCAAGCCTACCGGATGCATCTAGCCCGCATGTTCGTTCTCTCGGGAATCTCTTCAAAGGGCGATGCTGAGCAGTCTGTGGAATCCGTCCTCGCGATTGAACGGAAATTGGCTGGGGCCAGTCTACCGAGGACTCAACTCCGCGATCCAGCGCTCAATTACCATCGGATGCACCTCGCTGAATTAAAAAGGCTAGCTCCTCATTTAGACTGGGAAACCTATTTCCATGATTTGGGGGTTTTTCCATCCGTTCCTTTCAATGTTGCGCAACCTGAGTTCATCAAAGCAGTCAACCAGCTTGTAGCTTCGTACAATCCCCGTGATTCATCGCTGCGCAGGTACCTGAGATGGCATCTTTTGCATTCCATGACGCATGCATTGCCTAAATCGTTTGAGGAAGAAGAGTTCAGCTTCTTTCAGCGATTTACGGGAGCGAAAAAACTCCATCCTCGTTGGAAGCGGTGTGTGATTGCAACCCACAGTGTTTTAGGGGAAGCACTTTCTATCCCCTTTGTCCAGAAGAGCCTTGGAGAACAAGGGAAGGTGGAGGCCCAACATCTGATTGAACAAATTGAATTGCAGATGCGTCGTTTCCTTACCCAGAGCACGTGGATGGACGAGTCGACGCGCAAGAACGCATTTGAAAAATTGGAGCTTATGCACAATAAGGTGGGCTATCCAGGGAAGTGGCGTTCTTATGAACGACTCCGCCTCCAACGGGATTCTTTTGCAGAGAATGTAGCAGCTAGTCGCGCATTCAACCTGGACTATGAACTAGCCAAGATCGGAAAGCCACTCGATCGAGAGGAGTGGAAAATGAGCCCCTCTACGGTCAATGCCTATTATGAACCCTCCCTTAATGAAATGGTGTTTCCTGCGGGGATGTTACTCCCCCCTTTCTTTTATCGTCCGTTTTCCATAACGATGAACTATGGCGGGATTGGATTTGTGATGGGGCATGAACTGACCCATGGTTTCGATGATGAAGGGAAGCAATTTGATGGGAGGGGAAATTTGATCAATTGGTGGTCCTCTTCCGCCGAAGCCGTTTTTCATCAGAAGGCGAAGTGTATTGAGGATCAGTACAATGAGTACCGGGTGGTTGGCGACGTTCGGATCAATGGAAAGCTGACCTTAGGTGAGAATATAGCTGATCTAGGTGGAATTCGTCTTGCTTATGCTGCCTTTAAAGGATTGCAAGCGATGACTGTTGGGGCCGACACTGGCTCTTTTTCAGAAGAGCAACGGTTTTTTGTAGCATTTGCTCAAAGCTGGTGTGCAAATGTCAGGGAAGAAGAAGCGCGGATGCGCGTTGTTGTCGATCCACATTCTCCTCCTCATTTCCGAGTGAATGGCCCTCTCTCAAACATGCCTGAATTTGCTCGAGCCTTTGGATGCAAGTCAGGGGACGGAATGGTTCGACCGCAAGAAAAGAGATGTGAAGTCTGGTAGTCTTTCTAGCCTTGGAGTTTCAACCAGATCGGTAAACATTCTAGTGGATATTATGGGAAAATTATAGTAGGATAGAGGCTGAGCACAGTGGTTGATGTGTTTGCAGCCCATTGAAAGATGTCCCGTGTGCTTGCTTGTGGCCCTAGAGAGAGAATCAAATGCATAGAGCTACATTCCACAGAAGCTCCCGCTGCGATTGCCTGATCTCTAAATTTGTTGCGATCTCCATGTAAAATGACAAAAAAGCTTCGCTGAATAGAAGCGAGAATGGAGGGAGGTCCTTGTACGACTTGGTGTGAGCTTATTAAGAAGACAACTTCATCCGCTTCTTGCATGAGACGTGAGGTCAAAGGGGTGTGCTCTACAAAAAAAATCCAGTTCTTTGCGTTGAGGTATTGGATTAAGTGGAGCTCAAACTCTTCTGCCATGGGATACGGGAGATTGGCTAACGGCTCCTTGAGAAGGAGTACAGGAGCTTCTGTGGCGAGTACAGCAGCGACTTGAGTAAGATAGCGAGAAAAAGAATCGAGATGACTTAAAGGCTTAGTTTGCTCTTGAAGCCCTGTTTCGTGCAAAGCTTGCTTTGCTACATTTTTTGCTTGCTTTCGGGACAACCCTGAAAGCCGGCCACTCCAGTAAGCGTACTTTTGGGGGGTCCAAGAAGGAGGAAAAGCGGAATCGAAGGATACGGCTGCTGCTTGGCGAGAGGCGATCGCGGCGCGGGGAGATTGTCCCATCAGCTTCAAGCGGCCGGTTGTGGGGTTCAGCTTTCCTGTGATCAATCCGAATAGATGTTCGGTGGCCCCGAGAACCAATAGCCGTTGTCCTGATGTTTTGAAAGAAAGATCATCAAACACCACAACCCCTCCCTGTTCCAGGCGCAGGTTTTCCATTGCAAGCAATGGAAGGAAAGAAGAGTGGGCTTGTTCTAACGTTGCCATAGAGGGTAGTCGCTGTCAGGGGAAGGAAGGGTGGGTAGAAGACTGTCCAATAGCATACTGAAGGCGAATGTATACTATGTGCATTCCAATATGCGCGTAAATGGTATTGAATCGCGCTCTTGTCTGCTCATTTCTTGCATCGGTCATTTCAACAAAAATGGCCTCGCCGTGATTGAACATATCGTACCTTACACGATACCGTTCTTCCGTTGCTGCCAGTTGATGAGAAGTCGTTTGGGAAGCGCCTTTCGCCTCTTGCAACTGTTGCTGGGCTTGCGTGACTTCATTGAGCGCTTCAAGTACAGCTGACTTTTGAGCTTCTATGCTGGTTCACTGAACCGCTATCTCACTCATTCGAGAAGTGATTGAAGGAATATCGAGTGGATTCCAGGCTACAACCCGACTTACATCCCGACTCCCTCGGCACTCATCTTGTTGCTGCATAACGCGCACATTCGGATAGGCGATGATGCCATTTGCAGCTGTATCAAGTCGTGGGGGTATCCCCGCACGAACGATCTCCCTTTGTTTCTGAATCGAAAGCCTCATCTCTTCAAGGGCTTTCACTTCAGGCCTTTTCTCAGAAGCTTCGGCCCGCAAAGCATTGAGGTTATCCAACCCTTCCAGCGGAGTATCGGGGGATTCGAGTAGATTTTCTCCTATCCTGCAATTTGCGGAAGAGTTGTTGTGCGTTGCTACCCGAAGGCGCTCTTCTGCTAATTTGACTGCATCCGTAGCTGGCGCTTGCATCAATTTGACCGATTCAACTTGATCCTTTGCTTTTATAATACATCTGCTTTGGAAGCAGTGCCTTTCTCAAAAGCATGAGATACAACGGTCAAATGCTCTTCCGCCTGCTCAAATGATTGCTCCACCAGGATCACTTCTGTTTGCGCACGGATTCAATCGTAGAATGTCAATTTGGCTTCACTCCCAATTTTAAGGCGCATCGCTTGTTCTTCCCAGTAGGCCAATCGCTGGGAGTGCGCAGCAGCCGCTACCCCCTGGAATAACCGAAGAACATAATCTGAAAGAGGGATCCCAACCACCAATCGACCATCACGCTTATTAATTAGCTGAAAGAAACTCGGTGGGGAAGCTTTGATCGGAGAATCGGTCGCTTGATTAAAGGGGTAAGCGTGGGGGGGCTGGATTCGGTGTTAACACCATATCCCTGGAAAAGGATGAGGTGGGATAAGATAAGAGGGGAGAGACGAATGTGTCAACCTTGCGCTGTCAATTGTGGGATAAACTGCGCTGGACCCCTTGGAGTAATTCCATCGGCTGTCGATCAAAGGTGTCTTTCGCTCTCTGCTCTGTATCTTTCTTAAGTGTTTTTTTCTGAGGGGGAAAGACATTGAGATGCGGTGGGATTGTTTGCGCATAGATCTCTCTACTGTAGAGAAGGGTAAATGGGAACAAATTCCTGAAAAGTGTGCGTTTCACTATCGTACCTTTATGTTTTTTGGAGAGTCATCCTTAAGAAGTTAAGGGATGAGCACAGCCTGCGTTTACTTCTACTAAATGGGTCAGGTGGTCCCCTTTCTTATTTTTGAAGTTCTAACCTGTTCAAAAGTTGAATAAAAACAGGAACTTACGATAAGTGAAGAAATTGTTGAGCTGATCACTCCTCTGATGACTTGCAATACCTATGGGAGCTCTAAACTCACTACCATCCCCTTTTCCAATTGCAGTTGGAAGCATTCCCAAGATCATGGCAGCGCTGGTTATGATGATCGGGCGGAGCCGTTCATGGCCTGCTTCGATAATAGCTTGAGGGGGAGGTTCACCATGCTCTCGCACGTGCACAATCGCCCGATCGATTAAGAAAATCGTATTTTTGGTCACCAACCCCATGAGAAGAACGATCCCGATGAGCGTACCAGGGTACTGTTCGTGATGAAAAGGGCGATGATCGCTCCTAAAAGCGCGAGAGGGAAGGTCGACATGATCGTGAATGATGGAGAAAACTCTCGAATTGAAAGGTGGGGATAAGGTAAATAAAGGCGATGCCGAGTGAAAACACGAGCCTCGTGTTATCATTGATCTCATTCATAAGCCGGAGCTGACCATTGTAGGAAATTGCTGTTCCTGGAGGGAAGTTGAGTTTCTCGAATTTTGGCTTAATTTCGTTGATAATGTCTCCAAGGGGTCGTCCTGTGAAGTCCACACCACGAGCTGTCTGGTGCCGCGTTCTCGCTCGATCAGCTGAGGCCTTTCCTCTCAGTTAAGCTTGATCACATCGACAAGCTTGATAGACCCTTTGGCTCCTAATATGGTGATTTGGCCAACGCTCGCAAACACCCGGGCTCGATCAAGTTGAACTTGAGGCTTAGATCGTTCTGGTGAGTATTTAATTTGGATGTCATCTACACCATGCGTTTCCTGCAGTATCTTCTGTACTTGGTTCGATAGGGGGACAATGTCCTCGTAGTAGTCTCCACACACATTTAACACGATGGGTGCTTCTACAGCTGTCCCCTCGACGAAGAGTGGATCGGTCACTACAATTTTTGTGTCGGGGAGAGCAATCTTGCGCAATACATCGCGCGTTCTTGCTTTGAGAACATCGATCGAAGTCGTTTGTTCTGCTTTTGGGGTGGTCACAACACGCCATTCCGCTTTGTTCACGTCTCCAAGAAAGACCGATGGTTGCGTAGATTGTTTGGATGTCTGGCTCCTTGGGGAGCTTGCTCTTCCCTTTGGCGGCAAGTTCGGAAGCATAGATCAGCGAAGTTCCCTACGGGAACTCGATATCTGCGATGAATTGTCCTTTATCTTCAGAGGTGACGAATTCGGAACCTACAAAACGAGCTAGGTAGATAGCAGGAACAAAGCTTGCTATCGCTTCTGCCCCCACAATCAGCTTG
Protein-coding regions in this window:
- a CDS encoding M13 family metallopeptidase, encoding MQKLLRCRTVLVYFLFVGWCSSVGGGGCHKSTRVMASSVSPALLDTPALLQQPGPVSSSSLKRLDISELMPVDPSISACQDFYQHACGIWMKANPIPPEYSAWYRGFHGLEEQISQTLRTFLESYSENPSPERPHEKILGDFYSSCMNEDQIQQVGVTPLQEALCAIDQVKDSTSLAHVLAMLHRKGAYALFKIDVTQDFRDATELIGLIQQGGLTLPDRKYYLEPQEQGPDKQIEQAYRMHLARMFVLSGISSKGDAEQSVESVLAIERKLAGASLPRTQLRDPALNYHRMHLAELKRLAPHLDWETYFHDLGVFPSVPFNVAQPEFIKAVNQLVASYNPRDSSLRRYLRWHLLHSMTHALPKSFEEEEFSFFQRFTGAKKLHPRWKRCVIATHSVLGEALSIPFVQKSLGEQGKVEAQHLIEQIELQMRRFLTQSTWMDESTRKNAFEKLELMHNKVGYPGKWRSYERLRLQRDSFAENVAASRAFNLDYELAKIGKPLDREEWKMSPSTVNAYYEPSLNEMVFPAGMLLPPFFYRPFSITMNYGGIGFVMGHELTHGFDDEGKQFDGRGNLINWWSSSAEAVFHQKAKCIEDQYNEYRVVGDVRINGKLTLGENIADLGGIRLAYAAFKGLQAMTVGADTGSFSEEQRFFVAFAQSWCANVREEEARMRVVVDPHSPPHFRVNGPLSNMPEFARAFGCKSGDGMVRPQEKRCEVW
- a CDS encoding efflux RND transporter permease subunit; protein product: MITRGSCFHSASPLFTLSPPFNSRVFSIIHDHVDLPSRAFRSDHRPFHHEQYPGTLIGIVLLMGLVTKNTIFLIDRAIVHVREHGEPPPQAIIEAGHERLRPIIITSAAMILGMLPTAIGKGDGSEFRAPIGIASHQRSDQLNNFFTYRKFLFLFNF